In Rhodanobacter denitrificans, a single window of DNA contains:
- a CDS encoding DUF4124 domain-containing protein codes for MRSLTAGIRCLAAAMLLAAAPTAGAQNIYKCTQGGQVAYTDHPCPNGSGELLHQADDTEVIDRYLRLGQDELAKRYAQSRHLEALYQQRVDARQQAMDEKAQRDADEAYAAQQRAEEAQQQALADQAAAQAAERDRLQAENTALRQQNADYQNQLSQPVYNAPPAYWGAPPYPRRHRDRDHDGDHDHQPPPVSDKPIFHPCKQLAGGRTQC; via the coding sequence ATGAGAAGCCTGACCGCGGGAATCCGTTGCCTGGCTGCCGCCATGCTGTTGGCCGCAGCGCCGACGGCCGGCGCCCAGAACATCTACAAATGCACGCAGGGTGGCCAGGTCGCCTACACCGACCACCCCTGCCCGAACGGCAGCGGCGAGCTGCTGCACCAGGCCGACGACACCGAAGTCATCGACCGCTACCTGCGCCTGGGTCAGGACGAGCTGGCCAAGCGCTATGCGCAATCGCGTCACCTCGAAGCGCTCTACCAGCAGCGCGTCGACGCCCGCCAGCAGGCCATGGACGAGAAGGCCCAGCGCGATGCCGACGAGGCCTATGCGGCGCAGCAACGCGCCGAGGAGGCCCAGCAGCAGGCGCTGGCAGACCAGGCAGCGGCACAGGCCGCCGAGCGCGACCGGTTGCAGGCCGAGAACACGGCGCTGCGCCAGCAGAACGCGGATTACCAGAACCAGCTGAGCCAGCCGGTCTACAACGCCCCGCCCGCCTACTGGGGCGCCCCGCCGTACCCGCGCCGCCATCGCGACCGAGACCACGACGGCGACCATGACCACCAGCCGCCACCGGTATCGGACAAGCCGATCTTCCACCCGTGCAAGCAGTTGGCCGGTGGCCGCACGCAGTGCTGA